From Micromonospora sp. NBC_01699, a single genomic window includes:
- a CDS encoding glycosyltransferase, translating to MGLTVLMNAGPWLSVPPPGYGGIENVVATLVPELRRLGVRVVLASVGSSTLAADERLSVFADGQFPSLQRPYNQVCGIAQAHLGGVVRAVRGRDDIDLVHDHVEAVGLATLAAMGPDGPPVLHTLHWDLAKHPDLYGQLDGGDRVRVNGVSAAQLARAPAALRAHSVGHAHLATPLAVDADRRPAVEKGEHVVVLGRINPGKGQEVAVRLARRVGFPLVLAGPVGPYHRPEELAAAGDQARQNPDVRYWDERVAPYVDGVRVRWVGTVVGRDRDDLVASARATLFPLRWEEPGGTAVVESLALGTPVVATARGCLPELVTHGRTGLLTEDEDELADLLVAATLIEPDECRQEAARRFTPAVMARRYVEFYDRVRDLAGPVLKAA from the coding sequence ATGGGCCTGACCGTGCTGATGAACGCCGGGCCCTGGTTGTCCGTACCGCCGCCGGGCTACGGCGGGATCGAGAACGTGGTCGCCACCCTGGTACCCGAGCTGCGCCGGCTCGGGGTACGGGTGGTGCTCGCCTCGGTCGGCTCCAGCACCCTGGCGGCGGACGAACGGCTGTCGGTCTTCGCCGACGGCCAGTTCCCGTCGTTGCAGCGGCCGTACAACCAGGTGTGCGGGATCGCCCAGGCGCACCTCGGCGGGGTGGTCCGGGCCGTACGCGGGCGCGACGACATCGACCTGGTGCACGACCACGTCGAGGCGGTCGGCCTGGCGACCCTGGCGGCGATGGGTCCCGACGGCCCGCCCGTGCTGCACACCCTGCACTGGGATCTCGCCAAGCACCCGGACCTCTACGGGCAGCTCGACGGCGGCGACCGGGTCCGGGTCAACGGCGTCTCGGCGGCACAGCTGGCCCGCGCCCCGGCGGCGTTGCGCGCGCACTCGGTCGGCCACGCGCACCTGGCCACCCCGCTGGCGGTCGACGCGGACCGGCGGCCGGCGGTGGAGAAGGGCGAGCACGTGGTGGTGCTCGGCAGGATCAACCCCGGCAAGGGGCAGGAGGTGGCGGTGCGGTTGGCCCGCCGGGTCGGCTTCCCGCTGGTGCTGGCGGGACCGGTCGGCCCGTACCACCGGCCGGAGGAGTTGGCCGCCGCGGGCGACCAGGCCCGGCAGAACCCGGACGTACGGTACTGGGACGAGCGGGTGGCGCCGTACGTCGACGGTGTCCGGGTGCGTTGGGTGGGTACGGTCGTCGGCCGGGACCGCGACGACCTGGTGGCGAGCGCCCGCGCGACGCTCTTCCCGCTGCGCTGGGAGGAGCCGGGCGGGACGGCGGTGGTGGAGTCGCTGGCGCTGGGCACCCCGGTGGTGGCCACCGCGCGGGGTTGCCTGCCGGAGCTGGTCACCCACGGCCGGACCGGCCTGCTCACCGAGGACGAGGACGAGTTGGCCGACCTGCTGGTGGCGGCCACCCTGATCGAGCCGGACGAGTGCCGACAGGAAGCCGCCCGCCGGTTCACCCCGGCGGTGATGGCGCGACGCTATGTCGAGTTCTACGACCGGGTCCGGGACCTGGCCGGGCCCGTCCTGAAGGCCGCGTAA
- a CDS encoding DUF4383 domain-containing protein, which produces MAGEFRAPSGAAGPAATGSSRPALVRIAAATVAAAFLLIGVLGFIPGVTTGYDRLGFAGHTSGAQLFGVFQVSVLHNLVHLAFGLAGLALARTVAGSRGFLVGGGAIYLLLWLYGLVLGHGTTVNFLPLNRADDWLHLGLGLAMIGLGLLTTRAPVAP; this is translated from the coding sequence ATGGCCGGAGAGTTCCGCGCCCCGAGCGGCGCAGCCGGCCCGGCGGCCACCGGATCGTCCCGACCGGCCCTGGTCCGGATCGCCGCGGCAACGGTGGCGGCGGCGTTCCTGCTGATCGGTGTGCTCGGCTTCATCCCCGGTGTCACCACCGGGTACGACCGCCTCGGCTTCGCCGGGCACACCTCCGGCGCGCAGTTGTTCGGGGTGTTCCAGGTGTCGGTCCTGCACAACCTGGTGCACCTGGCGTTCGGGCTGGCCGGCCTCGCGCTGGCCCGTACGGTCGCCGGATCTCGCGGATTCCTGGTCGGCGGCGGCGCGATCTACCTGTTGCTGTGGCTGTACGGCCTGGTGCTCGGGCACGGGACCACCGTCAACTTCCTGCCGCTCAACCGGGCCGACGACTGGCTCCACCTCGGCCTCGGCCTCGCCATGATCGGCCTAGGACTCCTAACCACCCGCGCCCCAGTCGCCCCATAA